A genome region from Yoonia vestfoldensis includes the following:
- a CDS encoding alanyl-tRNA editing protein, with product MTQMLFRDDAYARQAEGRVVEITSEGGIVLDATLFYPTAGGQPGDSGQLSWPGATLDIATAVKGPGETIILLPAEAAPLPAVGQLLSQKLNWDRRYRHMRMHTALHLLSVVIALPVSGGAIAADKGRLDFDMPEALEDKDALEDALNRLIGCNMEVTAEWITEAALDAQPDLVKTMSVQPPRGSGQIRLVRIGIGAETADLQPCGGTHVANTSEIGPVRIGKIEKKGRQNRRVYLHLD from the coding sequence ATGACCCAAATGCTGTTTCGTGATGATGCCTATGCCCGCCAGGCCGAGGGCCGGGTGGTAGAGATCACCTCTGAAGGCGGGATCGTGCTGGATGCCACGCTGTTCTATCCAACAGCGGGCGGGCAGCCGGGCGACAGCGGCCAGCTGTCCTGGCCGGGGGCTACGCTGGATATTGCCACCGCCGTCAAGGGGCCGGGCGAGACCATCATCCTGCTGCCCGCCGAGGCTGCGCCCTTACCGGCGGTTGGGCAGCTTTTGTCGCAAAAGTTGAACTGGGACCGGCGATATCGCCATATGCGGATGCATACAGCGTTGCATTTGTTATCGGTCGTGATCGCGCTGCCGGTCTCGGGCGGGGCCATTGCGGCCGATAAGGGGCGGCTTGATTTCGACATGCCAGAAGCGCTCGAGGATAAAGACGCGCTCGAAGATGCGCTGAACCGGCTGATCGGCTGCAACATGGAAGTGACCGCCGAATGGATCACCGAGGCCGCGCTTGATGCGCAGCCCGATCTGGTCAAGACGATGTCGGTCCAGCCACCGCGCGGGTCAGGCCAGATCCGGCTGGTGCGGATCGGCATTGGCGCTGAAACCGCCGATCTGCAACCCTGCGGCGGCACCCATGTCGCCAATACATCGGAAATCGGGCCGGTCCGGATCGGCAAGATCGAAAAGAAAGGCCGCCAGAACCGGCGCGTCTATCTGCATCTGGATTGA
- a CDS encoding M35 family metallo-endopeptidase translates to MRAMILAVLLFTAQSALGQSLVQCSPAQGDILRATLDQAKSQTIKAASAVADTPDYARWFGTYAQGNAETVRATLKGVVQAIRGGGVSLQCDDAAAPGCRNGEFAWVYVSEPYHIYLCPSFFDMPALSALPPGRMAPNTGTREGTLVHELSHFRSAGGTADHCYTRRLCAKMAQTAPARAITNADSYQYFTEDVTFGATRPVSGKPAPQSDR, encoded by the coding sequence ATGCGCGCGATGATCCTGGCTGTCTTGTTGTTTACCGCGCAATCCGCGCTGGGGCAAAGTCTGGTGCAATGCAGCCCCGCGCAGGGCGATATCCTGCGCGCGACGCTGGATCAGGCCAAATCCCAGACGATCAAGGCCGCAAGTGCGGTTGCGGATACGCCCGATTACGCGCGCTGGTTCGGGACCTATGCGCAGGGCAATGCCGAAACCGTGCGCGCCACGCTCAAAGGTGTGGTGCAGGCGATCCGCGGCGGCGGTGTCAGCTTGCAATGCGATGATGCCGCCGCGCCGGGCTGTCGCAACGGCGAATTTGCCTGGGTCTATGTCAGCGAACCCTATCATATCTATCTCTGCCCATCGTTTTTCGACATGCCCGCGCTGAGCGCCTTGCCGCCCGGCAGAATGGCCCCCAACACCGGAACGCGCGAAGGCACGCTGGTGCATGAATTGTCGCATTTCCGCAGCGCGGGCGGCACGGCGGATCATTGCTATACCCGCAGGCTCTGCGCGAAAATGGCGCAAACCGCCCCGGCCCGCGCGATCACCAATGCCGATAGCTATCAATATTTCACCGAAGACGTGACTTTTGGGGCCACTCGGCCGGTATCGGGCAAACCCGCGCCGCAAAGCGACCGCTAG
- a CDS encoding AI-2E family transporter has translation MLHDPPKPSHPEKRVDAARLQTGALIIIAFAVVLFLLVQARFILISLATAIILFSLTGDVINFIARQRIGPLRIPNAIASIAAMVLIATALLILTSVLLAQVNTVLVTTLAYTERAPSAIASMFGWLGEDSQAAIFNAVRSIDASSYLRSAAGQASGITQATVLVILFVGFLFAERIWFDTKLESLIGDKAQALRVRKIIQSIIHRVNYYLLVKTVISGITGAMVYALALVFQLELATALGMIAFVLNFIPNIGSIIATGLIALVAHVQFGDPNTTLAIFVIATGIQFLNGNVIDPMLMGRALRLSSFGIILSLAFWGAVWGVPGMFLSVPIMVMLLVVCSHVPHLRPFAILLSREGLPDTEQMLNETAKRDITQRPPKP, from the coding sequence ATGCTGCATGACCCCCCCAAGCCAAGCCATCCGGAAAAGCGTGTCGATGCGGCCCGGCTACAGACCGGCGCGCTGATCATCATCGCCTTTGCCGTGGTGTTATTCCTGCTGGTGCAGGCGCGGTTCATCCTGATTTCGCTGGCAACCGCGATCATCCTGTTCAGCCTGACCGGCGATGTGATCAATTTCATCGCCCGCCAGCGGATCGGGCCTTTGCGCATTCCCAATGCCATTGCCAGCATCGCGGCCATGGTGCTGATCGCCACGGCCTTGCTGATCCTGACCTCGGTGCTGCTGGCGCAGGTCAATACCGTGCTGGTCACTACCCTGGCCTATACCGAACGCGCGCCATCGGCGATTGCCTCGATGTTCGGCTGGCTGGGCGAGGATAGCCAGGCTGCGATTTTCAACGCGGTCCGGTCCATCGATGCGTCCAGCTATCTGCGCAGCGCGGCGGGTCAGGCCAGCGGCATCACCCAGGCCACGGTGCTGGTGATCTTGTTCGTGGGCTTTTTATTCGCCGAACGGATCTGGTTTGATACCAAGCTGGAAAGCCTGATCGGAGACAAGGCCCAGGCCCTGCGGGTGCGCAAGATCATCCAATCGATCATCCACCGCGTGAACTATTACCTGCTGGTCAAGACCGTGATCAGCGGCATCACCGGGGCGATGGTCTATGCGCTGGCGCTGGTGTTCCAGCTGGAACTGGCGACGGCGCTGGGGATGATCGCCTTTGTGTTGAATTTCATTCCCAATATCGGCTCGATCATTGCGACCGGGCTGATCGCGCTGGTCGCCCATGTGCAATTCGGAGACCCCAATACCACGCTTGCGATTTTCGTGATCGCGACCGGTATCCAGTTTCTGAACGGCAATGTCATCGACCCGATGCTGATGGGCCGGGCGCTGCGGCTGTCCTCTTTCGGGATCATCCTGTCGCTGGCCTTTTGGGGGGCGGTCTGGGGCGTGCCGGGCATGTTCTTGTCGGTGCCGATCATGGTGATGTTGCTGGTGGTCTGCAGCCATGTCCCCCATCTGCGCCCTTTCGCGATCCTGCTATCGCGCGAAGGCCTGCCCGATACCGAACAGATGCTGAATGAAACCGCAAAGCGCGACATCACCCAAAGACCGCCAAAACCCTAG
- a CDS encoding 2-dehydropantoate 2-reductase has protein sequence MKICIFGAGAIGGYMGAKLAEAGADVSLVARGPHLAAMQENGLTLIEEGETKTYRVNASDDPAALGHQDYVIVTLKAHSVPPVVDRMQPLIGPDTTIVSGVNGVPWWYFHKIGGPLEGTRLASVDPGDAQWNGFGPDRVLGCVVYPAAEVIAPGVVKHIEGNRFSLGEADGSKSARATRLSEALGKAGLKAPVRPKIRDEIWVKLWGNLSFNPISALTDATLDVLCTDPGTRAVARNMMLEAQQIAEKLGVKFPIDVDRRIDGGAGVGAHRTSMLQDLDAGRPMEIDALVGSVRELGRVTGTPTPTIDTVLALVSLRAKSAGLYGA, from the coding sequence ATGAAAATCTGTATTTTTGGGGCCGGTGCGATCGGCGGCTATATGGGCGCAAAACTGGCCGAGGCCGGGGCCGATGTCAGCCTTGTCGCGCGCGGCCCGCATCTGGCGGCGATGCAAGAAAATGGCCTGACCCTGATCGAGGAAGGGGAAACCAAAACCTATCGGGTCAATGCCTCGGATGATCCGGCCGCTTTGGGGCATCAGGATTATGTGATCGTCACGCTCAAGGCGCATTCGGTGCCCCCCGTGGTGGACCGGATGCAACCGCTGATCGGGCCGGACACCACCATCGTTTCGGGCGTGAACGGGGTGCCGTGGTGGTATTTCCACAAGATCGGCGGCCCGCTCGAAGGCACGCGTCTGGCCTCGGTCGATCCGGGCGATGCGCAATGGAACGGCTTTGGTCCCGACCGCGTGCTGGGCTGCGTGGTCTATCCCGCCGCCGAGGTCATCGCCCCCGGTGTCGTCAAACATATCGAGGGTAACCGCTTTTCGCTGGGCGAGGCTGACGGGTCCAAATCCGCCCGCGCCACGCGCCTGTCAGAGGCGCTTGGCAAGGCCGGGCTCAAGGCCCCGGTGCGCCCCAAGATCCGCGACGAGATTTGGGTAAAGCTTTGGGGGAACCTGTCCTTTAACCCGATTTCCGCGCTGACCGATGCGACGCTTGACGTTTTATGCACCGATCCAGGCACCCGCGCCGTGGCGCGCAACATGATGCTGGAAGCCCAGCAGATCGCGGAAAAGCTGGGGGTGAAATTCCCCATCGATGTGGATCGGCGCATCGACGGCGGTGCGGGCGTGGGCGCGCACCGGACCTCGATGCTGCAAGATCTTGATGCCGGGCGCCCGATGGAGATTGACGCGCTGGTCGGATCGGTGCGCGAATTGGGACGGGTGACAGGCACCCCGACCCCGACCATCGACACCGTGCTGGCCCTTGTCAGCCTGCGCGCAAAATCAGCAGGCCTTTACGGCGCATGA